The region GGGGGCGAGCACGACCGTGGTGCCGGTGAGCCAACCGTCGCCGGTACGCGTCGCGTGTCCCACGCGCAGCCCCGCGACATCCGTCAGAGCGTCAACTGTCATGCCTCCAGTGTTTCCCGCCCCGCGGTCCCCGCCCCCTCCTTTGTGACCATCCGTGCCGTCAGGGCCACCCCGACCGCCACCGACAGCGCCGCCACGACGCCCGCCGCGAGCACCGCCCAGCTGCGCAGGAAGGTGCACAGGATCACCAGCAACGCCGTCGTCGGCAGGACGAGTTGCTGTGCGATGCCCACCTTGAAATAGCGCGCGTGCAACAGCCACACCGTGAGGAAGTACAGCGCCGTCGGCAGTGTCACCGCGGCGGACGCGGCGAGCGTCGAGATCTGTGCCTTGCCGACCGCCTGCTCGACCGCGACCTCCAGGCCCGAGCCGATCGCGGCCGCCGACGCGAAGATCAGGTAGTGGCCGTATCCCCACAGGAACGACTGTCTGTTGGACCGCAGATGCCCGTGGATGGGCACCACGAAGTAGATCCACCAGGCGGAGAAGACGACCAGCAGTCCACCGGAGGCGATCGGCAACAGCTCGCCCAGCGCGTCGTGCTCGTCCACCGCCGACTTCACGGCCATCGTCGACGCGGCGATCGTCTCGCCCAGCACGATGATCGTGAACAGGCCGAACCGCTCGGAGACGTGGTGCGGATGCCAGGAGGTGACGAAGTCCTTCTCCGCGTACACAGGGACGCACATCTCGGCGATCGCCATCACCAGGAACACCCAGGGACGCCCGGACTCCGGCAGGACCAGCAGCCCCAGCCAGCCGATCTGGCACAGCAGCACACCGCCCGCGTACCGCAGCGCCATCGTTCTCTCGGGGCCCTCCGTGCTGCGGGCCACCCGCAGCCACTGGGCGATCATTGCGAACCGCATGATCGCGTAGCCGAGCCAGACGGCCAGGTACACATGGTTCTCGAACGCCTGCGACACCCCGGCGGCGAGGACCAGGACACCGGCGATCTGCACCAGCGTCACGATCCGGTAGAGCGCGTCGTCGTTGTCGTAGGCCGAGGCGAACCAGGTGAAGTTCATCCACGCCCACCAGATCGCGAAGAAGATCATCGCGTAGTTGAGGATGCCCTCGCCCGCGTGTCCCGCTGCCACGGCGTGCACCAGCTCGCTGCCCGCCTGGGCGATGGCCACGACGAAGCACAGGTCGAAGAAGAGCTCCAGCGGCGACGCGACGCGGTGCGCCTCGTCCCTCCTGCGGGCGGTCATTCTGCGCAGGGGCCCGAGGCGGGCCGTCCTGGGCGTCGGGGTGGGTTCGGAAGCGGCGCTGGACGTCATGGGGCCAAGCACAGCAGAAAAGAGTCCAGGTCGCTCGGGTTGGCGGCCGGAGGACGCGGCCGTACCGGGGTGGGCCGGCGGCCCGTCGGCGTACTCTGGGACGCATGAGTACCGCCGCCGCCCCCGAACCGCGTGACGCGTCCGCACCGCGTGCTCCGAAGCCCGCGCTGATCTTCGACGACCCGCTGAGCCAGCAGTCCTCGGACGACACGGACCGGGGATGGGGTGAGCAGTCCGGCGGTGACGGTGACAGCGCGGCGGACCTGAAGAGGTTCCTCGACGAGAAGCCGCCGCACCACATCTGAGCCGCCGTGCCGCGGCGCCGCCTGACGCCGACCCCGACTGTCCACAGCTGGGCCCCGTGTTTCGGGAGCCCGACTGTCGTCCGCAGTCGGCCTCCGCGCTTCCGGAGCCCGACTCCCATGGTCCGGCGTCGGCCCCCGCGCTTCCGGAGCCCGGCCCCGGCTTTCAGGAGTCGGTCCGTGAGCGATCCGAGCGGGGCCCCGGCCTCCGTCGTCAGTTGTGGCTGTTGCCCGAACCGCGCTGGGCCACCAGGGCGTCGCGGATTTCCTTGAGCACCTCCAGCTCGGACACCTCGATGACCTCCTGGGCGCCCTCCTTCGCCTTCTGCCGGGCCGCCTGCCGGGCCAGGAACTTCGACATCGGCAGCACCATCAGGAAGTAGACGACGGCCGCGGTGATCACGAAGCTGAGCGTGGCGCCCAGCACGGAGCCCCACATGATCCGGATGCCCGTAGCCGTGTCCCCGGTGCCGGTGCAGGGAGGTTTGAGGCAGGAGCTGTAGCTGTCGAGGTTCTGCGTGCCTATCGCGCCCACCAGCGGGTTGATGATGCCCTTCACCACCGAGTTGACGATGTTGGTGAAGGCCGCACCGATGACCACCGCGACGGCCAGGTCGATGACGTTGCCCCGCATCAGAAAGGCCTTGAAGCCCTCCCAGACACCGGGTTGCTTCTTCTCGCTCACCAAGAGGCCCCTCTGCACAAGTTGTGGAACAAACAGCTCCGCAACCTACGGCAGGGCCCGCCGGAGCTGTCCAATTCGGTAGCACGATCGAGAGAGTTGACACCGATTCGATATCCAGGGAGGCCGTCAGTACGGCATTGCGCACGACGCTCAACACAGTGTCACCGCCAGCCGTGCCGTCGTGCCCGCGCCCGCCAGTCGCGCTGCCGTGGCCCGGGGCACGGAGAGGACCACCAGCGCCCCGGTCTCGCCGGCGGCGAAGTCCGGGACCTCGGCCACCCGCGCCCCGGCCGCGACCACACGGGCCTCGCTGCCACCGTCCGCCGCGATCACGTCGACCCGGTCACCCGGCCTGAGCAGCCGCACCGTGGCCGCGTCGGCGATCCGCACCGGCGCCGCCACCATCTCCACCGCGCCCCGCCCCCGCCCCCGCACGGACTCGGAAGCGGAAGCGGAAGGGGAAGAGGGAGAAGAGGACATGGAGGAGGAAGCGGACCTGGACGGAGGAGCCGCCGTCGGATGGCCCCGCGCCCGCCCGGCCTCACCGGGGCCCGCCGCCACGAGGGCCGCCGCCGTGACGGCGAGCCCCGCGGCCACGGCCCGCCGCTTGTGACGGGTGAGGCGCCGCAGCCGGTACCGCCCGCCGCGCACGTGCACGGGGGCGAACTGCGGCACCTCGCGGATCGGAGGCGCGTCCACACCGGGCGGACGTACAGGATCCGTGCCCGGCGCTCGTACGAGATCCGTGTCCTGCGGGCGTACAAGAGGAGCGTGCTGTGTCATGGGACCACCATCTGCGACGAGAGATCGGCTTGCGATCCCACGATGAGGCCTCACGGCGGAGCCCGTCGGCGCCGGTGGACTACCGACGAGTTGTGGACAACTCCCTCACCCGAACGGGAAGTTCCACCACGTGAAAACGCCCGTCAGTGCCCGTCAGCGCCCATCGAGCGCCCGTCGGGGCCACCGTCACGGCAGCTCGAACCCCGGATCCATGCCACCCAGCGCCTTCGTGCACAGACAGTCCCGCGTCCCGTTCTCCGGCAGTGCCGCCACCGCGTCGTACAGCACGTCCCGCAGCCGGTCCACGTTCGACGCGAACACCTTCAGCACGTCGTCGTGCGAGACGCCCTCGCCGGCCTCCGCGCCCGCGTCGAGGTCGGTGACCAGGGTCAACGAGGTGTAGCAGAGCTCGAGTTCACGGGCGAGCGCGGCCTCGGGGTGGCCGGTCATGCCCACCACGGACCAGCCCTGTGCCTGGTGCCACAGCGACTCGGCGCGGGTGGAGAACCGCGGTCCCTCGATCACCACGAGTGTGCCGCCGTCCACCGGCTCCCAGTCGCGCCCGCGCGCCGCTTCGAGGGCGGCCTTGCGGCCGACGGGGCAGTAGGGGTCGGCCAGCGACACGTGCACGACGTTCGGCACGGTGCCGTCCGGCAGCGGCAGCCCGTCGAAGAACGTCTGCGTCCGTGTCTTCGTACGGTCGACCAGCTGGTCCGGCACGAGCAGCGCTCCCGGCCCGTACTGGGGGCGCAGTCCGCCCACCGCGCAGGGTCCGAGGATCTGACGGGCGCCGACGGAACGAAGCGCCCAGAGGTTGGCCCGGTAGTTGATGCGGTGCGGCGGCAGATGGTGGCCGCGGCCGTGGCGGGGAAGGAAGGCGACCCGTCGCCCGGCGATCTCGCCGAGGAACAGGGAGTCGCTCGGCGGCCCGTAGGGGGTGTCGACTTGTATCTCGGTCACATCGTCGAGGAAGGAGTAGAAGCCCGAGCCGCCGATGACACCGATCTCTGCGTTCGCCATGACAAGCACAGTAGCGGGCTTCGAAGGCCTGCCTCGGAAAACGTCGAGGCCCCTGCCCCGACGCCGGGTGCCCTGCTCCCGAAAATGCCGGGGACCCCATCGTCGTACGACGATGGGGTCCCCGGCAGAAAGTTCTACGCGGCCGAGCTGCTGCTCGACGAGCCGCTGCCCGACGACTTCGAGTCGGACGAGGACGACGAGGACGACGAAGTCGTCGACGGCGAGGGCGAGGAGGTCGACGGCTTGGACGCCGGCGAGCTGCTCGACGACGAGCCACGGCTGTCGTTGCGGTAGAAGCCGGAGCCCTTGAAGACAATGCCGACGGCCGAGAACACCTTCTTCAGGCGTCCACCGCAGTTGGGGCACTCGGTCAGGGCATCGTCGGTGAACTTCTGCACCGCCTCGAGGCCCTCGCCACACTCGGTGCACTGGTACTGGTAGGTCGGCACTTGTCTTCCTCCTGGCACTCTCACTCAATGAGTGCTAACGACGATCCATACTGACGTATTCCGCGAGATCAGTCCACTGTCACCGGCACTCGGTGACCGACGCCACGTGCGACGGTGCGTCCGGAGG is a window of Streptomyces mirabilis DNA encoding:
- the mscL gene encoding large conductance mechanosensitive channel protein MscL, with translation MSEKKQPGVWEGFKAFLMRGNVIDLAVAVVIGAAFTNIVNSVVKGIINPLVGAIGTQNLDSYSSCLKPPCTGTGDTATGIRIMWGSVLGATLSFVITAAVVYFLMVLPMSKFLARQAARQKAKEGAQEVIEVSELEVLKEIRDALVAQRGSGNSHN
- a CDS encoding low temperature requirement protein A, whose translation is MTSSAASEPTPTPRTARLGPLRRMTARRRDEAHRVASPLELFFDLCFVVAIAQAGSELVHAVAAGHAGEGILNYAMIFFAIWWAWMNFTWFASAYDNDDALYRIVTLVQIAGVLVLAAGVSQAFENHVYLAVWLGYAIMRFAMIAQWLRVARSTEGPERTMALRYAGGVLLCQIGWLGLLVLPESGRPWVFLVMAIAEMCVPVYAEKDFVTSWHPHHVSERFGLFTIIVLGETIAASTMAVKSAVDEHDALGELLPIASGGLLVVFSAWWIYFVVPIHGHLRSNRQSFLWGYGHYLIFASAAAIGSGLEVAVEQAVGKAQISTLAASAAVTLPTALYFLTVWLLHARYFKVGIAQQLVLPTTALLVILCTFLRSWAVLAAGVVAALSVAVGVALTARMVTKEGAGTAGRETLEA
- a CDS encoding FmdB family zinc ribbon protein, coding for MPTYQYQCTECGEGLEAVQKFTDDALTECPNCGGRLKKVFSAVGIVFKGSGFYRNDSRGSSSSSSPASKPSTSSPSPSTTSSSSSSSSDSKSSGSGSSSSSSAA
- a CDS encoding S-methyl-5'-thioadenosine phosphorylase, which gives rise to MANAEIGVIGGSGFYSFLDDVTEIQVDTPYGPPSDSLFLGEIAGRRVAFLPRHGRGHHLPPHRINYRANLWALRSVGARQILGPCAVGGLRPQYGPGALLVPDQLVDRTKTRTQTFFDGLPLPDGTVPNVVHVSLADPYCPVGRKAALEAARGRDWEPVDGGTLVVIEGPRFSTRAESLWHQAQGWSVVGMTGHPEAALARELELCYTSLTLVTDLDAGAEAGEGVSHDDVLKVFASNVDRLRDVLYDAVAALPENGTRDCLCTKALGGMDPGFELP